From Halalkalicoccus sp. CG83, one genomic window encodes:
- a CDS encoding lipoate--protein ligase family protein, whose protein sequence is MATDRRWRLIREEAWEGPMNMALDEVAAATAAAGGPRTVRLYRWEPSTLSLGYRQDPNSVDWEFCEREGITVTRRPTGGGGIYHDSYGDISYSIIAPADELPGDLMESYELLCEPIFDGFERLGVDATFAPESQPEIHEPACYLRELHPAHDVVVPEPGGARKLSGNAQYRRKDAIIQHGSITYETRPERHLGTFADPGTTPQEFEGRVTGLCEHAEISREEAVGAFEASLQEWAGAEEGAWTDEELEAARERAEGKFASAEWNHDRIDPLA, encoded by the coding sequence ATGGCGACCGACCGGCGCTGGCGACTGATCCGCGAGGAGGCGTGGGAGGGACCGATGAACATGGCGCTCGACGAGGTGGCCGCGGCGACTGCCGCCGCGGGCGGTCCACGGACCGTGCGGCTGTACCGCTGGGAGCCGAGCACGCTCTCGCTCGGCTACCGGCAGGATCCGAATAGTGTGGACTGGGAGTTCTGCGAACGCGAGGGGATCACCGTCACCCGCCGGCCGACCGGCGGCGGCGGCATCTACCACGACTCCTACGGCGACATCTCCTACTCGATCATCGCCCCCGCGGACGAACTCCCGGGCGACCTGATGGAGAGCTACGAGCTGCTGTGTGAGCCGATCTTCGACGGCTTCGAGCGCCTCGGCGTCGATGCGACGTTCGCCCCCGAGTCCCAGCCGGAGATTCACGAGCCTGCCTGCTACCTCCGGGAGCTCCACCCCGCCCACGACGTCGTAGTCCCCGAACCGGGCGGAGCGCGGAAGCTGAGCGGCAACGCCCAGTACCGACGCAAGGACGCGATCATCCAGCACGGCTCGATCACCTACGAGACGCGCCCCGAGCGTCACTTGGGCACCTTCGCCGATCCGGGGACGACCCCCCAGGAGTTCGAGGGGCGAGTGACGGGCCTGTGTGAACACGCCGAGATCTCCCGCGAGGAGGCCGTCGGAGCGTTCGAGGCGAGCCTGCAGGAGTGGGCGGGCGCCGAGGAGGGCGCGTGGACCGACGAGGAGCTCGAGGCCGCCCGCGAGCGCGCCGAGGGGAAGTTCGCCTCGGCTGAGTGGAACCACGATCGGATCGATCCGCTCGCCTGA
- the ubaA gene encoding SAMP-activating enzyme E1 translates to MADLSLDPTQLDRYSRHIIMDEIGPEGQKALLDSRVLALGAGGLGSPIIQYLAAAGVGTLGIADDDRVERSNLQRQIVHGDADVGEPKVDSAARYVERINPDVTVEKHQVRVEPDNVEELIADYDVIVDGTDNFRTRYLVNDACTLAGKPFSHGAIYKFEGQAITFPDDDGPCYRCLFPEAPPEDAVADCATTGVLGVLPGTVGCIQATEAMKLVLGFGEVLSGRLLVYDASDMTFDEVPVRKNPDCPVCGEDPIDSISEVEYAAEGCRVSAD, encoded by the coding sequence ATGGCTGACCTCTCGCTCGACCCCACTCAGCTCGATCGCTACTCCAGACACATCATCATGGACGAGATCGGCCCCGAGGGCCAGAAGGCGCTGCTGGACTCCCGGGTGCTCGCACTCGGCGCCGGCGGATTGGGCTCGCCGATCATCCAGTACCTCGCGGCGGCGGGCGTCGGCACGCTGGGAATCGCCGACGACGATCGCGTCGAGCGCTCGAACCTCCAGCGCCAGATCGTCCACGGCGACGCCGACGTCGGCGAGCCGAAGGTCGACTCCGCGGCGCGGTACGTCGAGCGCATCAACCCCGACGTGACCGTGGAGAAACACCAGGTCCGCGTCGAACCCGACAACGTCGAGGAGCTGATCGCGGACTACGACGTGATCGTCGACGGCACCGACAACTTCCGCACGCGCTATCTGGTGAACGACGCCTGTACGCTCGCCGGCAAGCCCTTCTCCCACGGCGCGATCTACAAGTTCGAGGGCCAGGCGATCACGTTCCCCGACGACGACGGACCCTGCTACCGGTGTCTGTTCCCCGAGGCGCCGCCCGAGGACGCCGTGGCGGACTGTGCGACGACCGGCGTCCTCGGCGTGCTCCCCGGCACGGTCGGCTGCATCCAGGCGACCGAGGCGATGAAGCTCGTCCTCGGGTTCGGCGAGGTGCTCTCGGGGCGGCTGCTCGTCTACGACGCGAGCGACATGACGTTCGACGAGGTGCCCGTCAGGAAGAACCCCGACTGCCCGGTCTGTGGCGAGGACCCCATCGACTCGATCAGCGAGGTGGAGTACGCCGCCGAGGGCTGCCGCGTGAGCGCGGACTGA
- a CDS encoding endonuclease III domain-containing protein has product MSDEQSGAEEPSENISGGPSGGGSETAFEPGEAATRAEAVIDALGERYWQKTYGGQDAFECLVRTILSQNTSDKASQPAHESLMDRYGSDERGEDRDLVEALAEAHRDELAETISSAGLYNRKSEVMIAAAAEIREEFGGEAEFDAFVREGEPETVRSRLLEIDGVGPKTADCVLLFSGGRSGVFPVDTHVHRIYRRMGIAPPKADHEGVREILEEAVPAEKCGFGHTASIQFGREYCSARKPACLDGPEACPLYDHCERIGVDEIDGEVVDPAETVE; this is encoded by the coding sequence ATGAGCGACGAGCAGAGCGGCGCCGAGGAGCCGAGCGAGAACATCAGCGGCGGTCCCTCTGGCGGCGGCAGCGAGACGGCGTTCGAGCCGGGCGAGGCCGCGACCCGCGCGGAGGCCGTGATCGACGCGCTGGGCGAGCGCTACTGGCAGAAGACCTACGGCGGACAGGACGCCTTCGAGTGTCTCGTGCGGACGATCCTGAGCCAGAACACCTCGGACAAGGCGAGCCAGCCGGCCCACGAATCGCTGATGGACCGGTATGGGAGCGACGAGAGGGGTGAGGATCGGGACCTCGTCGAGGCGCTCGCGGAGGCCCACCGGGACGAACTCGCGGAGACGATCAGTTCGGCGGGCCTCTACAACCGGAAGTCGGAGGTGATGATCGCCGCCGCAGCGGAGATCCGCGAGGAGTTCGGCGGAGAGGCGGAGTTCGACGCGTTCGTCAGGGAGGGAGAGCCCGAGACGGTCCGCTCGCGCCTGCTGGAGATCGACGGCGTCGGTCCGAAGACCGCGGACTGCGTCCTGTTGTTCTCGGGCGGACGCTCGGGGGTGTTCCCCGTCGATACCCACGTCCATCGGATCTACCGGCGCATGGGGATCGCACCGCCGAAGGCCGACCACGAAGGCGTCAGGGAGATCCTCGAGGAGGCGGTTCCGGCCGAGAAGTGCGGCTTCGGCCACACGGCGAGCATCCAATTCGGCCGGGAGTACTGCTCCGCTCGAAAGCCGGCGTGTCTCGACGGGCCCGAAGCGTGCCCGCTCTACGATCACTGCGAGCGGATCGGCGTCGACGAGATCGACGGCGAGGTGGTCGACCCGGCCGAGACCGTCGAATAG
- a CDS encoding outer membrane protein assembly factor BamD, giving the protein MFAPIQLTGEVWATMIFTILAFWGIAIWALVRTLRQEDRKVELLEHQDRIDTYSPRALSDLREWIEENPDDSYAPDARRRYNECVETLEEMDRRFYDWSDEEIAALERLDDDRESSTGA; this is encoded by the coding sequence ATGTTCGCGCCGATACAGCTCACTGGCGAGGTGTGGGCGACGATGATCTTCACGATCCTCGCGTTCTGGGGGATCGCGATCTGGGCGCTCGTGCGCACGCTCCGCCAGGAGGACCGTAAGGTCGAGCTACTCGAACACCAGGACCGCATCGACACCTACTCCCCGCGGGCGCTCTCGGACCTGCGCGAGTGGATCGAGGAGAACCCCGACGACTCGTACGCCCCCGACGCGCGCCGGCGATACAACGAGTGCGTCGAGACGCTCGAGGAGATGGATCGACGCTTCTACGACTGGAGCGACGAGGAGATCGCTGCCCTGGAGAGGCTCGACGACGATCGCGAATCCTCGACCGGAGCGTAG
- a CDS encoding DUF371 domain-containing protein — protein sequence MEEIVRASGHENVSAEHASTFEVTTDDWLTPAGDCILAVEANRAPADFQPEFVEACRDREATITATFEADGHVETVEGSGHPDLTFESDRSLVGRTSEYVDERTVLIGADSAAGDLDRALVGALSEGASLELRLAVE from the coding sequence ATGGAGGAGATCGTCCGCGCGAGCGGCCACGAGAACGTCAGCGCCGAGCACGCGAGCACCTTCGAGGTGACCACCGACGACTGGCTGACCCCCGCCGGGGACTGCATCCTCGCGGTCGAGGCGAATCGAGCGCCCGCCGACTTCCAGCCCGAGTTCGTCGAGGCCTGCCGGGATCGGGAGGCGACGATCACCGCCACCTTCGAGGCGGACGGGCACGTGGAAACCGTCGAGGGATCGGGCCACCCCGATCTCACCTTCGAGAGCGACCGAAGCCTCGTGGGCCGGACCAGCGAGTACGTCGACGAGCGGACGGTGCTGATCGGCGCCGACAGCGCCGCCGGCGACCTCGACCGAGCGCTCGTGGGCGCGCTGTCCGAGGGAGCCTCCCTCGAACTGCGACTGGCCGTCGAGTAG
- a CDS encoding DUF7282 domain-containing protein, producing the protein MRRPDRISTDVSRRTIIRGTTAGLFALSGIGTAAAHDEEDGSTEESEEGGDGEEDGGEEPTANVTFSDQTVANNDGGPTVTVDRLEMDEGGYQSIHQYSRFQFADGEDPEDYDVPVPEELDNPICESLIGITEYLPAGTYENLEVPLFRSDSPAVKLGAASVGSLDESQVMIAIPHYNTTDEDTFNCPDDPSTPNLFESGDEVDGAFQNGGRDVGDIGVVHDLATVFVESDDEERKEVAKRQEELIRKGILVPQPIGPNEETEDQAEEEENEDEEEEEEREDEEEEEEREDEEEERENEEKDEDGKARDGDDERKRDDESESDEEEDDDSSADEDDNSKRKAADESSDREGRDELPKQASDRARDARKDAPGFDG; encoded by the coding sequence ATGCGCCGACCGGACCGGATTTCGACGGACGTATCGCGACGAACCATCATTCGAGGGACGACCGCGGGCCTGTTCGCCCTGAGCGGGATCGGCACCGCCGCGGCCCACGACGAGGAGGACGGGTCGACCGAGGAGAGCGAGGAGGGGGGCGACGGGGAGGAAGACGGCGGGGAGGAGCCGACGGCGAACGTCACCTTCTCGGACCAGACGGTCGCAAACAACGACGGCGGACCGACCGTGACGGTCGACCGCCTCGAGATGGACGAGGGTGGCTATCAGTCGATCCACCAGTACAGTCGCTTTCAGTTCGCGGACGGAGAGGACCCGGAGGACTACGACGTCCCAGTCCCCGAGGAACTGGACAACCCGATCTGCGAATCGCTGATCGGCATCACGGAGTATCTCCCCGCCGGCACGTACGAGAACTTGGAAGTGCCGCTCTTCCGTTCGGACTCGCCCGCCGTGAAACTCGGAGCGGCCAGCGTGGGATCGCTCGACGAGAGCCAGGTCATGATCGCCATCCCGCACTACAACACGACCGACGAGGACACGTTCAACTGTCCCGACGACCCCTCCACACCGAACCTGTTCGAGTCGGGCGACGAGGTCGACGGCGCGTTCCAGAACGGCGGTCGTGACGTCGGCGACATCGGCGTCGTCCACGACCTCGCGACGGTGTTCGTCGAGTCGGACGATGAGGAACGGAAGGAGGTAGCAAAGCGCCAAGAAGAGCTGATTCGCAAGGGCATCCTCGTCCCGCAGCCGATCGGCCCCAACGAGGAAACCGAAGACCAGGCAGAGGAAGAGGAGAACGAAGACGAGGAGGAAGAAGAAGAGCGAGAGGATGAGGAAGAAGAAGAAGAGCGAGAGGACGAGGAAGAAGAACGGGAGAACGAGGAGAAAGACGAGGACGGGAAGGCGAGAGACGGGGACGACGAACGGAAGCGGGACGACGAAAGCGAGAGTGACGAAGAGGAGGACGACGACAGCAGCGCGGACGAGGACGACAACTCGAAGCGGAAGGCGGCCGACGAGTCGAGCGATCGCGAGGGTAGAGACGAGCTTCCGAAGCAGGCCAGCGACCGCGCTCGGGATGCCCGCAAGGACGCCCCCGGGTTCGACGGGTAG
- a CDS encoding disulfide bond formation protein B, translating into MHRIGSRGWLALGTLFAAVATAGSLYFSEVLGLVPCELCWYQRIFMYPLIPVLGIAAIENRPDVYRTALALAVPGAGIAAYHSAIQRLGGESCSIGSGCTTIQYELLGLSIPNMAFLAFVLVSVAVLAAR; encoded by the coding sequence ATGCACCGGATCGGCTCACGGGGGTGGCTCGCCCTCGGCACCCTGTTCGCCGCCGTGGCGACCGCCGGGAGCCTCTACTTCAGCGAGGTCCTCGGGCTGGTCCCCTGTGAGCTCTGCTGGTATCAGCGGATCTTCATGTATCCTCTGATCCCGGTCCTCGGGATCGCGGCGATCGAGAACCGGCCCGATGTCTATCGGACCGCACTCGCACTGGCGGTTCCTGGAGCGGGGATCGCCGCGTACCACTCGGCGATCCAGCGTCTCGGCGGCGAGAGCTGTTCGATCGGGAGCGGCTGTACGACCATCCAGTACGAACTGCTCGGACTCTCCATACCGAACATGGCGTTTCTCGCGTTCGTCCTCGTAAGCGTCGCGGTGCTGGCCGCGCGCTGA
- a CDS encoding outer membrane protein assembly factor BamB family protein produces the protein MRTRRGLLRTTGGAMVGLGLGGCLDRLHNEELEGPAAESADAQFRDGLQRRGFQDRTAPESVERAWRMGDLNTGEHTAAKASAVLAPTGDVVVPGDNGEVWALSPDGERRWRASVEETERGIHGTPAIAHGAVYVGAYDGALYAFDLESGERIWRRKLGGSIGSSPAYHDGTVYIAVEYPTPSGSVFGVDALDGSVEWEDDRITDHPHSTIAIDREAGRLAVGANDGVLYAWTYPELEFAWEFETGGEIKGPIATADGAAFFGSWDERIYRVDLADGEEEWAFAADDLVMTGPAIRDDVVYAGSHDSNLYALDIDSGEENWRFDTDGSLIGCPVVTPESVLVGSNAGSLYCVARADGATPAGEMVWRASAAGSVSSTPLVTDDGIYFTDRASDERSGSVYKLRAAEP, from the coding sequence ATGCGAACGCGACGCGGACTGCTCCGTACGACGGGCGGAGCGATGGTCGGACTCGGCCTCGGGGGCTGTCTCGATCGTCTGCACAACGAGGAGTTAGAGGGACCCGCGGCCGAGTCCGCGGACGCGCAGTTTCGCGATGGACTCCAGCGGCGAGGCTTTCAGGACCGAACCGCGCCGGAGTCGGTCGAGCGGGCCTGGCGAATGGGCGACCTCAACACGGGCGAGCACACCGCCGCGAAGGCAAGCGCCGTGCTCGCGCCGACCGGCGACGTCGTCGTTCCGGGCGACAACGGCGAGGTGTGGGCGCTCTCTCCCGACGGGGAGCGTCGCTGGAGGGCGTCGGTCGAGGAGACCGAGCGGGGGATCCACGGGACGCCCGCGATCGCCCACGGGGCGGTTTACGTCGGCGCCTACGACGGCGCGCTCTACGCGTTCGACCTCGAGAGCGGCGAACGGATCTGGCGAAGGAAGCTCGGCGGCTCGATCGGGTCGAGCCCGGCCTATCACGACGGCACGGTCTACATCGCCGTCGAGTACCCCACCCCGTCGGGGAGCGTCTTCGGGGTCGACGCGCTCGACGGGAGCGTCGAGTGGGAGGACGACCGGATCACCGACCACCCCCACTCGACGATCGCGATCGACCGCGAGGCGGGCAGGCTCGCCGTCGGCGCGAACGACGGCGTACTCTACGCCTGGACGTACCCCGAACTGGAGTTCGCCTGGGAGTTCGAGACCGGCGGCGAGATCAAGGGGCCGATCGCGACCGCCGACGGTGCCGCCTTCTTCGGATCGTGGGACGAGCGGATCTACCGCGTCGACCTCGCCGACGGCGAGGAGGAGTGGGCGTTCGCCGCCGACGACCTAGTGATGACGGGACCGGCGATCCGCGACGACGTCGTCTACGCCGGCAGCCACGACTCGAACCTCTACGCGCTCGATATCGACAGCGGCGAGGAGAACTGGCGCTTCGACACCGACGGCTCGCTCATCGGCTGTCCCGTCGTCACCCCCGAGTCGGTGCTCGTCGGCTCGAACGCCGGCAGCCTCTACTGCGTCGCCCGCGCGGACGGCGCGACGCCGGCCGGCGAGATGGTCTGGCGCGCGTCGGCGGCGGGCAGCGTGAGTTCGACGCCGCTGGTGACCGACGACGGGATCTACTTCACCGACCGGGCGAGCGACGAACGAAGCGGGAGCGTCTACAAACTGCGGGCCGCCGAACCGTAG
- a CDS encoding sodium-dependent transporter gives MSETQAKTAREEWGTRFGFLMAMVGAMVGVGNIWRFPYVAGQNGGGAFIIAFLVLLFMLSVPGLMAEVALGRYTGKGVIGAFRDVVGPGGLVGLGVVVVLVNVALMSYYAPLIGWTLYYAGHSALFTFTGAGFEPGTFLEAFLANPALTISMHTVVVVATAVILFLGIRGGVERVVVFAVPALVISLAIIAIRGLTLDGAAEGLAFTFGIDWNYLFISTTWIEALGQALFSTGLGWGIALTVGSYLREYDDVPLGGGVFTALADASVGVLAAFAIFPIVFAFGLEPDAGAGLTFVTLVQIFPEITGGALLAIVFFVGFFLAAFSSGLVITEVAVTTVSEETRLSRNQTVLAICGLIWVLGLPSALSAEFLDFADFVFGSWGLPLATLCIIGVVGWKLGPERLRVLSVNNNAGLYIGRWWNAVVKFVIPGVMLFIMGYYAYDQFGTPEMIAGMGVLIGFPVISYAVMHYLEGRDGTPSERTVAGGDD, from the coding sequence ATGTCGGAGACACAGGCCAAGACCGCACGAGAGGAGTGGGGAACTCGGTTCGGGTTCCTGATGGCGATGGTGGGGGCGATGGTCGGGGTGGGGAACATCTGGCGGTTCCCGTACGTCGCTGGACAGAACGGCGGAGGCGCGTTCATCATCGCGTTCCTCGTCCTGCTGTTCATGCTGTCGGTGCCGGGATTGATGGCCGAGGTGGCGCTCGGTCGGTACACCGGTAAGGGGGTGATCGGGGCGTTCCGCGACGTCGTCGGACCGGGCGGGCTCGTCGGCCTCGGCGTCGTGGTCGTGCTGGTCAACGTCGCGCTGATGTCGTACTACGCGCCGTTGATCGGCTGGACGCTCTACTACGCGGGTCACTCGGCGCTGTTCACCTTCACCGGAGCGGGCTTCGAACCGGGGACCTTCCTCGAGGCCTTCCTCGCGAACCCCGCACTGACGATCTCGATGCACACGGTCGTGGTGGTCGCGACCGCGGTGATCCTGTTTCTGGGGATCCGCGGGGGCGTCGAGCGCGTCGTCGTCTTCGCCGTGCCCGCACTGGTGATCTCGCTTGCGATCATCGCGATTCGCGGACTCACCCTCGATGGGGCGGCCGAGGGGCTCGCCTTCACGTTCGGCATCGACTGGAACTACCTGTTCATCAGCACGACCTGGATCGAGGCGCTCGGACAGGCGCTGTTCTCCACGGGGCTGGGCTGGGGGATCGCCCTCACCGTGGGGAGCTACCTGCGGGAGTACGACGACGTGCCCCTCGGCGGCGGCGTTTTCACCGCGCTGGCCGACGCGAGCGTCGGGGTCCTGGCGGCGTTCGCCATCTTCCCGATCGTCTTCGCGTTCGGGCTCGAACCCGACGCCGGCGCCGGCCTCACCTTCGTCACGCTCGTCCAGATCTTCCCCGAGATCACCGGCGGTGCGCTGCTGGCGATCGTCTTCTTCGTCGGCTTCTTCCTCGCGGCCTTCTCGTCCGGGCTCGTGATCACCGAGGTGGCCGTCACCACCGTCTCCGAGGAGACGCGCCTCTCGCGGAACCAGACGGTGCTCGCGATCTGCGGGCTGATCTGGGTGCTCGGCCTGCCGAGCGCGCTCTCCGCGGAGTTCCTCGACTTCGCCGACTTCGTCTTCGGGAGCTGGGGGCTGCCGCTCGCGACGCTGTGTATCATCGGCGTCGTCGGCTGGAAGCTCGGTCCCGAACGGCTGCGCGTGCTCTCGGTCAACAACAACGCCGGCCTCTACATCGGGCGGTGGTGGAACGCCGTGGTGAAGTTCGTCATCCCCGGCGTGATGCTGTTCATCATGGGCTACTACGCCTACGACCAGTTCGGCACGCCCGAGATGATCGCGGGCATGGGCGTCCTGATCGGCTTCCCGGTCATCAGCTACGCCGTCATGCACTACCTGGAGGGACGCGACGGAACGCCCTCGGAGAGAACCGTCGCGGGAGGTGACGACTGA
- a CDS encoding beta-CASP ribonuclease aCPSF1, whose protein sequence is MSTVDQKLDDALATIRNEIPDDISVSDVTYEGPELVVYTREPKKFAQQGDLVRRLASKLRKRITVRPDPDVLSPPEEAKERIRSVVPEDAGITDLDFHADTGEVVIEAQKPGMVIGRHGSTLREITKKVGWTPEVVRTPPIESPTVSNVRSFLKQERDDRRDILERVGRQIHREQLSDEQWVRITTLGCCREVGRAAFVLSTADTRILIDCGDKPGSDDVPYLQVPEALGSGANSLDAVVLTHAHLDHSALLPLLFKYGYDGPIYTTEPTRDLMGLLQLDYLDVAAKEGRTPPYESEMVRETIKHTIPIEYGDVTDIAPDVKLTMHNAGHILGSAVSHFHIGNGLYNVAFSGDIHYEETRLLNGAVNDFPRVETLVLESTYGGRNDYQTDQSDSEASLKRVINETYERDGKVVIPAFAVGRSQEIMLVLEEAMRKGDIPEMPIHLDGMIWEATAIHTTYPEYLNDDVRDRIFHDDQNPFLADYFNHIDRGEDERQEVADGEPCIILSTSGMVTGGPIMSWLEHLGPDPDNRMVFVGYQAQGTLGRRIQNGWDEIPMNGGRGRSNHLTLNLDVETVDGFSGHADRQGLENFVKTMNPRPEKVLCVHGDERSTQDLSSALYHDFNMRTFAPKNLETFRFK, encoded by the coding sequence ATGAGCACGGTAGACCAGAAACTCGACGACGCACTCGCAACGATCAGAAACGAAATTCCGGACGATATCTCCGTCTCCGACGTCACCTACGAGGGACCGGAGTTGGTCGTCTATACGCGCGAACCCAAGAAGTTCGCCCAGCAGGGCGACCTCGTCCGCCGGCTCGCAAGCAAGCTTCGAAAGCGCATCACCGTTCGACCCGACCCGGACGTCCTTTCCCCGCCCGAGGAGGCCAAAGAGCGCATCCGATCGGTCGTACCGGAGGACGCCGGCATCACGGATCTCGACTTCCACGCCGACACCGGCGAGGTGGTGATCGAGGCCCAGAAGCCCGGCATGGTGATCGGCCGCCACGGCTCGACGCTGCGCGAGATCACCAAGAAGGTCGGCTGGACGCCAGAGGTCGTCCGGACGCCGCCGATCGAGTCGCCCACGGTCTCGAACGTCCGCAGCTTCCTCAAACAGGAACGCGACGACCGCCGCGACATCCTCGAACGGGTCGGTCGCCAGATCCACCGCGAACAGCTCTCCGACGAGCAGTGGGTCCGGATCACCACGCTGGGCTGCTGTCGCGAGGTCGGCCGCGCGGCGTTCGTCCTCTCGACGGCCGACACCCGCATCCTGATCGACTGCGGCGACAAGCCCGGCTCCGACGACGTGCCGTACCTCCAGGTGCCCGAAGCGCTCGGTTCGGGGGCGAACTCGCTCGACGCCGTGGTGCTGACACACGCCCACCTCGACCACTCCGCGCTGCTTCCCCTGCTGTTCAAGTACGGCTACGACGGCCCGATCTACACCACCGAGCCCACGCGGGACCTGATGGGGCTGCTCCAACTCGACTACCTCGACGTCGCGGCCAAGGAGGGGCGCACCCCGCCGTACGAGTCGGAGATGGTGCGCGAGACGATCAAGCACACCATCCCGATCGAGTACGGCGACGTCACCGACATCGCGCCCGACGTGAAGCTCACGATGCACAACGCGGGCCACATCCTCGGCTCCGCCGTCTCACACTTCCACATCGGCAACGGGCTTTACAACGTCGCCTTCTCGGGCGACATCCACTACGAGGAGACCCGACTGCTCAACGGCGCGGTCAACGACTTCCCGCGCGTCGAGACGCTCGTGCTGGAGTCGACCTACGGCGGTCGGAACGACTACCAGACCGACCAGTCCGACAGCGAGGCGTCGCTCAAACGGGTCATCAACGAGACCTACGAGCGCGACGGGAAGGTGGTGATCCCGGCGTTCGCGGTCGGGCGCTCCCAGGAGATCATGCTCGTCCTCGAGGAGGCGATGCGAAAGGGCGACATCCCCGAGATGCCGATCCACCTCGACGGGATGATCTGGGAGGCGACCGCGATCCACACCACCTACCCCGAGTACCTCAACGACGACGTCCGCGACCGGATCTTCCACGACGATCAGAACCCCTTCCTCGCGGACTACTTCAACCACATCGATCGTGGCGAGGACGAGCGCCAGGAGGTCGCCGACGGCGAGCCGTGTATCATCCTCTCGACCTCAGGGATGGTCACCGGCGGCCCGATCATGTCCTGGCTCGAACACCTCGGGCCCGATCCGGACAACCGGATGGTGTTCGTCGGCTACCAGGCCCAGGGCACCCTCGGAAGACGGATCCAGAACGGCTGGGACGAGATCCCGATGAACGGTGGCCGCGGGCGCTCGAACCACCTGACCCTGAACCTCGACGTCGAGACCGTCGACGGCTTCTCCGGTCACGCCGACCGACAGGGTCTCGAGAACTTCGTCAAGACGATGAACCCCCGTCCCGAGAAGGTGCTCTGCGTCCACGGCGACGAGCGATCGACACAGGACCTCTCGAGCGCGCTGTATCACGACTTCAACATGCGGACGTTCGCACCCAAGAACCTCGAGACGTTCCGCTTCAAGTGA
- a CDS encoding fructosamine kinase family protein, with translation MSDLERRIAAAIGREPIEVADLEGGMIGRVVRAEFAEGEPVVAKTGPTPLSVEARMLRTLSEAGLAVPEVYDASDDLLVMEHVEGRSEFTPAVERDAAERLARLHAHGAEAFGFPFDTLTGPVRQPNPWTGSWVDFFGEHRLSHVARLAREDGALSEQRFERVLELVDDLDALLTEPDSPSLIHGDVWTTNVLADDGRVRAFLDPATYYAHPEVELAYVRWTDTFGDAFFERYRELRGIDPGFEERYEAYVCYPILVHVHLFGGRYGRKLDRTLDQLGYCG, from the coding sequence ATGTCCGATCTCGAACGCCGGATAGCAGCCGCCATCGGCCGCGAACCGATCGAAGTCGCGGACCTCGAGGGCGGCATGATCGGCCGGGTCGTCCGCGCCGAGTTCGCGGAGGGCGAACCGGTCGTCGCGAAGACGGGACCGACGCCGTTGTCGGTCGAGGCGCGGATGCTCCGGACGCTCTCCGAGGCCGGGCTCGCGGTCCCCGAGGTGTACGACGCGTCGGACGACCTGCTCGTGATGGAGCACGTCGAGGGACGCTCCGAGTTCACGCCCGCGGTCGAGCGCGACGCCGCCGAGCGACTCGCCCGGCTGCACGCCCACGGGGCGGAGGCGTTCGGGTTCCCGTTCGACACCCTCACGGGACCGGTCCGCCAGCCGAACCCCTGGACCGGCTCGTGGGTCGATTTCTTCGGCGAGCACCGGCTGAGCCACGTCGCCCGGCTGGCCCGCGAGGACGGCGCGCTCTCCGAGCAGCGGTTCGAGCGGGTGCTAGAGCTGGTGGACGACCTGGACGCGTTGCTCACGGAGCCCGACTCGCCGTCGCTGATCCACGGCGACGTCTGGACGACGAACGTGCTGGCCGACGACGGGCGCGTCCGGGCCTTTCTCGATCCGGCGACCTACTACGCCCACCCCGAGGTCGAACTCGCGTACGTCCGGTGGACGGACACGTTCGGCGACGCCTTCTTCGAGCGGTATCGCGAGCTCCGCGGGATCGACCCCGGGTTCGAGGAGCGATACGAGGCGTACGTCTGCTATCCGATTCTCGTTCACGTCCATCTCTTCGGGGGTCGGTACGGCCGGAAACTGGATCGAACGCTCGATCAGTTAGGGTACTGCGGGTAA